One Fusarium musae strain F31 chromosome 6, whole genome shotgun sequence DNA segment encodes these proteins:
- a CDS encoding hypothetical protein (EggNog:ENOG41) has translation MTDRHRYPSSGRAATFANHARTSLPSSIGYTSLYAGDMHVMPTSTRQQQPISTTPRGYVTTTSTAPTPNTTTRTYAVTQDPRSHRPTTRDVTRSQRSSTLDSTSRPPVIVMTTQKDRANGTSSHSSNARPGSPLRDDYRSSDGQFYTQPASSIRSRSTARSYADQPGNDTYARSSRDRSNSLVRDDPYRNSRHSAIYQNNPRQSSSNIDYGDDGYQYTNAGELVRYDLDHSGPARTRRRESFDRGYYRPNINYNADQRTFNVDTSPDLSRNYITTSTTSVPSNRQYDNRGGPPPSTRGFDKIRGYESPRDFGPMPSKTPEPTLVKQDTPLVATTETTRRPRPVSLYQEGPPRSSHHDDYYRSREDERKMREFRDQPESELTYEPERAYEAPYFQDDRVTSRGFGIRTDTADEHDDRRERRLEQPKKRSDEDLPRDADYERDDRRRGRLDSKDTRRERRESKKGSDDDEKERTRFRDKVATGLGIAATAVGLVPAVKDDDKRDKEPGKRKGSDDERERDREREKDRDRDRRRDSMKSERPRIVERDVSRQRDQSRQRDQDRDSRETSRRNGESRKSTEAVISSSESDEGKKSTRRRRNSNAFNPNDTTELRNLKDQLAALKTTDKEKEKDTPVVVESKSRSSSPTRETRTAIEARPSKDSRSPPDAKPSGPPEEESRGRESQQTPPDDKQVRVVSPPRDKKDEKPLKGILKQPKVSFPEEPNPIREGVAPHKEDKKAREAPAGAKWTKISRKVVNPEALTIGKERFEVRDDFVIVLRVLSKEEIQAYASATQVLRERRRRDDDGGDTDRDRDRDEDDRRRHHRPRRHRDDDSSDYEDKDRDRDRDRERRRRHRDEEEYDTRSRDLDHHHHHHHHRSQREREPVLEA, from the exons ATGACGGACCGTCATCGCTATCCGTCCTCGGGACGAGCGGCCACCTTTGCCAACCATGCGAGAACTTCTCTGCCGTCAAGCATTGGCTACACTTCTTTGTACGCTGGTGACATGCACGTCATGCCGACTTCGACccgacagcagcagcccaTTTCGACGACACCACGAGGATACGTTACAACTACTTCTacagcaccaacaccaaacaCCACCACCCGGACGTACGCCGTTACTCAGGACCCTCGTTCACACAGACCGACTACGCGGGATGTCACACGCTCCCAGCGGTCCTCCACACTAGATTCTACTAGTCGTCCCCCAGTAATTGTCATGACCACCCAGAAGGACCGCGCCAATGGTACGAGTTCTCATTCTTCCAATGCTCGCCCCGGAAGTCCCTTGAGGGATGACTACCGTTCGAGCGATGGGCAGTTTTATACACAACCTGCCTCATCTATACGTTCACGCAGCACAGCCCGCTCCTATGCCGATCAGCCAGGAAACGACACTTATGCTCGCAGCAGCAGAGACCGCAGCAACAGCTTGGTACGCGACGACCCCTACCGCAACAGCCGTCATTCTGCTATATACCAGAATAATCCCCGCCAGAGCTCTAGTAATATCGACTATGGGGATGACGGTTATCAGTACACTAATGCTGGTGAGCTGGTTCGCTACGACCTCGATCATTCAGGCCCTGCGAGGACTCGCAGACGTGAGAGTTTCGACCGTGGCTACTACCGCCCGAATATCAACTACAACGCGGACCAGCGAACGTTCAATGTGGATACTAGCCCAGACTTGAGTCGCAACTACATAACAACAAGCACAACCAGCGTCCCAAGCAATCGACAATACGATAACCGGGGCGGTCCACCACCAAGTACACGAGGGTTTGACAAGATTCGAGGGTACGAAAGCCCGCGGGACTTTGGTCCGATGCCCTCTAAGACTCCCGAACCGACCTTGGTCAAACAGGACACCCCCCTTGTTGCGACTACGGAAACCACAAGACGGCCTCGGCCAGTGTCATTGTACCAAGAGGGACCACCTCGTTCTTCGCATCACGACGATTACTATCGGAGCCGAGAAGACGAAAGAAAAATGCGAGAATTTCGTGATCAGCCAGAATCTGAACTCACTTATGAGCCCGAGCGCGCATACGAGGCACCATACTTCCAAGATGACAGAGTTACTTCCCGTGGCTTTGGCATCCGAACTGACACTGCTGACGAACACGATGATCGCCGTGAACGTCGCCTGGAACAACCGAAAAAGCGATCAGATGAAGACCTGCCACGTGATGCTGATTATGAGCGCGATGATCGACGTCGAGGCCGGCTTGATTCCAAAGACACTCGCCGTGAGAGACGTGAGAGTAAGAAAGggagtgatgatgacgaaaaGGAGCGTACTCGGTTCCGTGACAAGGTGGCTACTGGCCTGGGTATTGCTGCGACTGCTGTAGGCCTCGTGCCTGCCGTCAAAGACGACGACAAACGCGACAAAGAGCCCGGCAAACGTAAAGGCTCTGATGACGAACGTGAGCGCGACCGTGAACGTGAAAAAGACCGAGATCGTGACAGGCGGCGAGATTCGATGAAAAGTGAACGCCCAAGAATCGTCGAGAGAGATGTATCGCGACAGCGTGATCAATCAAGGCAGCGTGACCAGGATCGTGATTCCAGAGAGACCAGTCGTCGAAACGGGGAGTCCCGTAAGAGCACTGAAGCCGTCATTTCGTCATCTGAATCCGACGAAGGCAAAAAGTCCACTCGGAGACGTCGCAATTCAAATGCATTCAATCCGAATGATACTACTGAACTGCGGAATCTCAAGGACCAACTGGCAGCCCTGAAGACCActgacaaagaaaaggagaaagaCACCCCGGTCGTGGTCGAAAGTAAGTCACGGTCCTCTTCACCTACTCGAGAAACGAGAACAGCAATAGAGGCTCGTCCATCCAAAGACTCCCGGTCACCACCCGATGCCAAGCCATCTGGACCCCCTGAAGAAGAATCCCGTGGCCGCGAATCCCAGCAGACCCCTCCGGATGACAAACAAGTGCGTGTAGTATCGCCCCCTCGTGATAAAAAGGATGAGAAGCCGCTCAAGGGTATCTTGAAACAACCAAAGGTCAGCTTTCCAGAGGAGCCGAATCCCATTCGTGAAGGGGTTGCACCTCacaaggaagacaagaaagccAGAGAAGCACCTGCAGGTGCAAAATGGACCAAGATCAGCCGCAAGGTTGTTAACCCTGAGGCCTTGACCATTGGCAAAGAGAGGTTCGAGGTCAGAGATGACTTTGTCATTGTACTACGGGTACTCAGCAAAGAGGAAATTCAGGCATATGCCTCGGCAACACAAGTCTTGAGAG AGAGACGTCGCCgcgacgatgatggtggtgatacGGATCGGGATCGTGAccgtgatgaggatgacaggagaagacatcatcgtcctcgccgCCATCGGGACG